In the genome of Sulfuricella sp., one region contains:
- a CDS encoding anhydro-N-acetylmuramic acid kinase translates to MDSTRLYIGLMSGTSLDGVDAALIQFDSSGFHFVEAVFHSFEPSLKNALLALNLTGENELLRAAQAGNILASCYAAAVSDLLSQAKLSSGAISAIGCHGQTIRHRPELGVTIQIGNASLLAELTGITVIADFRNRDIAAGGQGAPLVPAFHAAAFRTPDLNRVIVNIGGISNLTWLPSTGTITGFDCGPGNLLLDAWIQINLGTPFDRDGAWSASGKVLPGLKQTMLAHPFFAAPPPKSTGRDMFHLEWLKPLLPPRHDPEDIQATLLEVTACAIADSISRYCPGANEIFLCGGGAHNSALRKRLSELFPNLKLSLTDTLGIDADWVEAAAFAWLAYQTQHGLPGNLPAVTGAKGPRILGAIYPA, encoded by the coding sequence GTGGACTCAACCAGGCTTTATATCGGACTGATGTCCGGCACCAGCCTGGATGGTGTCGACGCCGCGCTTATCCAGTTTGACTCCTCCGGCTTTCACTTTGTGGAAGCCGTTTTTCATTCGTTTGAGCCGTCGTTGAAAAATGCGCTTCTGGCCCTTAACCTCACAGGGGAAAACGAGTTACTGCGAGCTGCCCAGGCAGGGAACATTCTGGCAAGCTGTTACGCAGCCGCGGTTTCCGATCTTTTGAGTCAGGCCAAACTGTCTTCTGGCGCCATTAGCGCCATTGGCTGCCACGGCCAGACCATCCGTCACCGCCCGGAACTGGGTGTTACCATTCAAATCGGCAATGCTTCACTGCTGGCTGAGCTTACTGGCATTACCGTTATCGCAGATTTTCGCAACCGTGACATTGCCGCCGGCGGTCAGGGCGCTCCGCTTGTCCCGGCCTTCCATGCCGCAGCATTTCGCACACCGGATCTCAACCGGGTGATCGTTAACATTGGCGGCATCAGCAACCTGACCTGGCTCCCATCAACGGGCACCATCACCGGTTTCGACTGTGGCCCCGGCAATCTGCTGCTCGATGCCTGGATCCAGATAAATCTGGGTACACCTTTTGATCGAGATGGCGCCTGGTCTGCCAGCGGCAAGGTCCTTCCCGGGCTGAAGCAGACCATGCTTGCTCACCCATTTTTCGCTGCCCCCCCCCCCAAGAGCACCGGACGAGACATGTTTCACCTCGAATGGCTGAAGCCCCTGCTCCCCCCCCGGCATGACCCCGAAGACATCCAGGCAACCTTGTTGGAAGTAACTGCATGTGCAATTGCTGATTCCATCAGTCGATACTGTCCTGGTGCAAATGAAATTTTTCTGTGTGGCGGTGGCGCTCACAACAGCGCCCTCAGAAAACGGCTATCAGAATTATTTCCGAATCTGAAATTATCACTCACCGACACTCTGGGCATTGATGCGGACTGGGTTGAAGCCGCAGCATTTGCCTGGCTGGCATATCAGACGCAGCACGGACTACCGGGAAATCTGCCGGCAGTAACAGGCGCAAAAGGGCCACGAATCCTGGGGGCAATCTACCCGGCATAA